From one Cyanobacterium stanieri PCC 7202 genomic stretch:
- a CDS encoding LSU ribosomal protein L16P (PFAM: Ribosomal protein L16p/L10e~TIGRFAM: ribosomal protein L16, bacterial/organelle~COGs: COG0197 Ribosomal protein L16/L10E~InterPro IPR020798:IPR016180:IPR000114~KEGG: cyh:Cyan8802_0242 ribosomal protein L16~PFAM: Ribosomal protein L10e/L16~SPTR: 50S ribosomal protein L16;~TIGRFAM: ribosomal protein L16), whose amino-acid sequence MLSPRRTKFRKQHRGRMTGNAYRGNSINFGDYALQAIEPCWITSRQIEAARRAITRYVRRGGKIWIRIFPDKPVTMRPAETRMGSGKGNPEYWVAVVKPGRIMFEIAGIPEATAREAMRLAAAKLPIKTKFITRSEEY is encoded by the coding sequence ATGTTAAGTCCAAGAAGAACGAAATTCCGTAAACAACATCGGGGCAGAATGACGGGGAATGCTTATAGAGGTAATTCCATTAACTTTGGGGATTACGCTCTACAAGCCATTGAACCCTGTTGGATCACCTCTCGCCAAATTGAGGCGGCACGTCGGGCTATTACCCGTTATGTACGCCGTGGTGGTAAAATATGGATCCGCATTTTCCCCGACAAACCCGTTACTATGCGTCCTGCTGAAACCCGTATGGGTTCTGGTAAAGGTAACCCTGAATACTGGGTAGCCGTAGTAAAACCCGGTCGTATTATGTTTGAGATTGCTGGTATCCCTGAAGCTACCGCTAGAGAAGCAATGCGCCTCGCTGCTGCAAAACTTCCCATCAAAACTAAGTTTATTACCAGATCGGAGGAATACTAA
- a CDS encoding SSU ribosomal protein S3P (PFAM: KH domain; Ribosomal protein S3, C-terminal domain; Ribosomal protein S3, N-terminal domain~TIGRFAM: ribosomal protein S3, bacterial type~COGs: COG0092 Ribosomal protein S3~InterProIPR018280:IPR008282:IPR004044:IPR001351:IPR 005704:IPR004087~KEGG: syn:sll1804 30S ribosomal protein S3~PFAM: ribosomal protein S3- domain protein; Ribosomal protein S3 domain; KH type 2 domain protein~SMART: KH domain protein~SPTR: 30S ribosomal protein S3;~TIGRFAM: ribosomal protein S3): MGQKVHPVGFRLGITKEHLSCWYADPKEYPQLLQEDHLIRQYIDKNLSNASIAEVKIDRKADQIDLSIHTARPGVVVGKGGAGIEKLRTDLQGLLKNQRQFRVNVIEVANVDANAALMAEFIASQLERRVSFRRVVRQALQRAEKAEVKGIKIQVSGRLNGAEIARSEWIREGRVPLHTLRADIDYCYRTASTIYGILGIKVWIFKGEVIPGEENLETPAPRGNRERRQPRRQKFEDRSE, encoded by the coding sequence ATGGGACAAAAAGTACATCCAGTGGGTTTTCGTCTCGGTATTACCAAAGAGCATTTATCTTGTTGGTATGCAGATCCGAAAGAATATCCCCAACTTCTTCAAGAAGACCATTTAATTCGTCAGTACATTGACAAAAACCTCAGTAATGCTTCCATTGCTGAAGTCAAAATTGACCGCAAAGCCGATCAAATCGACCTATCTATCCATACCGCCCGTCCTGGGGTAGTTGTGGGTAAAGGTGGCGCTGGCATCGAAAAACTTCGCACTGATTTACAAGGTTTACTTAAAAATCAGCGTCAATTTCGTGTTAATGTCATCGAGGTTGCCAATGTTGATGCTAATGCCGCTCTCATGGCAGAATTTATCGCTTCTCAACTCGAGAGAAGGGTATCTTTCCGTCGTGTAGTCAGACAAGCTCTCCAAAGAGCCGAAAAAGCTGAAGTAAAAGGCATCAAGATTCAGGTGAGCGGACGTTTAAACGGTGCTGAAATTGCCCGTAGCGAGTGGATCAGAGAAGGACGTGTTCCCCTCCATACCCTCCGTGCGGACATCGACTACTGTTACCGTACAGCTTCCACCATTTATGGAATCCTAGGCATCAAAGTCTGGATTTTTAAAGGTGAAGTTATCCCCGGTGAAGAAAACTTAGAAACCCCTGCACCTCGTGGTAATCGTGAGCGCAGACAGCCTCGTCGCCAAAAATTTGAAGACAGATCCGAGTAA
- a CDS encoding LSU ribosomal protein L22P (PFAM: Ribosomal protein L22p/L17e~TIGRFAM: ribosomal protein L22, bacterial type~COGs: COG0091 Ribosomal protein L22~InterPro IPR018260:IPR001063:IPR005727~KEGG: cyt:cce_4019 50S ribosomal protein L22~PFAM: ribosomal protein L22/L17~SPTR: 50S ribosomal protein L22;~TIGRFAM: ribosomal protein L22) translates to MPKQKEKIEVDTSQEVKAIARYIRMSPSKVRRVLDQIRGRSYREALIILEFMPYRACEPIIKVLRSAVANAEHNQGLDPTTLVVSTAYADGGPTLKRYRPRAQGRAYQIRKRTCHITVAVAPQA, encoded by the coding sequence ATGCCGAAACAAAAGGAAAAAATCGAGGTTGATACCAGCCAAGAAGTAAAAGCGATCGCCCGTTACATCAGAATGTCACCCTCCAAGGTGAGAAGGGTATTAGATCAAATTCGTGGGCGTAGCTACCGAGAAGCATTAATTATTCTCGAATTTATGCCCTACAGAGCTTGTGAACCTATCATTAAAGTTCTTCGTTCTGCGGTTGCCAATGCCGAGCATAACCAAGGATTAGATCCCACCACCTTAGTAGTAAGCACCGCTTACGCCGATGGCGGCCCTACCTTAAAACGTTACCGCCCCCGCGCCCAAGGTCGTGCATATCAAATTCGTAAACGCACCTGCCACATCACCGTAGCAGTAGCACCCCAGGCATAG
- a CDS encoding SSU ribosomal protein S19P (PFAM: Ribosomal protein S19~TIGRFAM: ribosomal protein S19, bacterial/organelle~COGs: COG0185 Ribosomal protein S19~InterPro IPR020934:IPR002222:IPR005732~KEGG: cyc:PCC7424_3707 30S ribosomal protein S19~PFAM: ribosomal protein S19/S15~SPTR: 30S ribosomal protein S19;~TIGRFAM: ribosomal protein S19), translating into MSRSLKKGPFIADSLLSKIEKLNEKGEKQVVKTWSRASTILPQMIGHTIAVHNGRTHVPVFVSEQMVGHKLGEFAPTRTFRGHAKSDKKARR; encoded by the coding sequence ATGAGTCGTTCATTAAAAAAAGGACCATTTATAGCCGATAGTCTGCTCTCCAAAATCGAAAAACTAAACGAAAAAGGAGAGAAGCAAGTAGTTAAAACTTGGTCAAGGGCTTCCACCATTCTCCCCCAAATGATCGGTCATACCATCGCTGTACATAACGGTCGTACCCATGTACCCGTTTTCGTATCCGAGCAAATGGTTGGTCATAAATTGGGAGAATTTGCTCCGACTCGCACCTTTAGAGGTCACGCTAAAAGTGACAAAAAGGCAAGAAGATAA
- a CDS encoding LSU ribosomal protein L2P (PFAM: Ribosomal Proteins L2, RNA binding domain; Ribosomal Proteins L2, C-terminal domain~TIGRFAM: ribosomal protein L2, bacterial/organellar~COGs: COG0090 Ribosomal protein L2~InterPro IPR002171:IPR005880~KEGG: syp:SYNPCC7002_A1062 50S ribosomal protein L2~PFAM: ribosomal protein L2~SPTR: 50S ribosomal protein L2;~TIGRFAM: ribosomal protein L2) — MGVRTYRPYTPGRRQAVTSDFSEITKSTPEKSLTKYVHRKKGRNNRGVITSRHRGGGHKKLYRIIDFKRDKRDINAEVLAIEYDPNRNARIALVQYEDGEKRYILAPAGIQIGATIVASEEAPYEIGNALPLGKIPLGTEIHNIEMRAGKGGQIVRAAGGFAQLMAKEGDYVTIKLPSKEVRMIRKECYATIGRVGNIEARNLKLGKAGKTRHLGIRPHVRGSAMNPVDHPHGGGEGRAPIGRSGPVSPWGKPALGKKTRKKKKLSNKYIVRRRNSNKGK; from the coding sequence ATGGGTGTTCGCACATACAGACCATATACCCCCGGAAGAAGACAAGCAGTAACCTCTGACTTTTCCGAAATTACTAAAAGTACGCCAGAAAAGTCCTTAACGAAATACGTTCATAGAAAAAAAGGACGTAACAATCGTGGGGTTATCACCAGTCGCCACCGTGGAGGCGGTCACAAAAAACTATATCGTATCATCGATTTCAAAAGAGACAAGCGCGATATTAACGCCGAAGTCTTAGCCATTGAATACGATCCAAACCGTAACGCTCGTATCGCCCTTGTGCAGTACGAAGATGGCGAAAAAAGATATATCTTAGCCCCTGCGGGAATCCAAATCGGAGCAACCATCGTTGCTAGTGAAGAGGCCCCTTACGAAATCGGTAACGCCTTACCTTTAGGCAAAATTCCTTTAGGTACTGAAATTCATAACATTGAAATGCGTGCTGGTAAAGGTGGTCAAATCGTCCGTGCCGCTGGTGGTTTTGCTCAGTTAATGGCAAAAGAAGGTGATTATGTCACCATCAAGCTACCTTCTAAAGAAGTACGTATGATTCGGAAAGAATGCTACGCTACTATCGGTCGAGTAGGAAATATCGAAGCCAGAAACCTCAAACTCGGAAAAGCTGGTAAAACAAGACACTTGGGTATTAGACCCCATGTAAGAGGAAGTGCGATGAACCCTGTAGATCACCCCCATGGTGGTGGTGAAGGACGCGCCCCCATTGGTCGTTCCGGCCCTGTTTCTCCTTGGGGTAAACCTGCTTTAGGTAAGAAAACTCGTAAGAAGAAGAAACTCAGCAACAAATATATCGTCCGTCGTCGTAACTCCAACAAAGGTAAGTAA
- a CDS encoding LSU ribosomal protein L23P (PFAM: Ribosomal protein L23~COGs: COG0089 Ribosomal protein L23~InterPro IPR001014:IPR013025~KEGG: cyh:Cyan8802_0247 ribosomal protein L25/L23~PFAM: Ribosomal protein L25/L23~SPTR: 50S ribosomal protein L23): protein MPNKRYGKTTAVRKSEAELADLIIRPIVTEKATYMMEDNKYVFECVKQATKPQIRAAIESLFEVKVVKVNTMNQPRKKRRVGQNVGYKPQYKKAIVTLAEGDSLQSTFFPDL from the coding sequence ATGCCGAATAAAAGATACGGAAAAACGACCGCAGTAAGAAAAAGCGAAGCTGAACTCGCCGATTTGATTATTCGCCCCATCGTTACCGAAAAAGCTACTTATATGATGGAAGATAATAAGTATGTCTTTGAGTGCGTAAAACAGGCGACTAAACCTCAAATCAGAGCAGCCATCGAGAGCTTATTTGAAGTCAAAGTGGTCAAAGTCAACACCATGAACCAACCTCGCAAAAAACGCAGAGTCGGTCAAAATGTAGGCTACAAACCACAATATAAAAAGGCCATTGTCACCCTCGCTGAAGGTGACTCCTTACAAAGCACATTCTTCCCTGATCTCTAA
- a CDS encoding LSU ribosomal protein L4P (PFAM: Ribosomal protein L4/L1 family~TIGRFAM: 50S ribosomal protein L4, bacterial/organelle~COGs: COG0088 Ribosomal protein L4~InterPro IPR002136~KEGG: syp:SYNPCC7002_A1064 50S ribosomal protein L4~PFAM: ribosomal protein L4/L1e~SPTR: Ribosomal protein L4) translates to MVNCVVKNWQGEQVGEATLEMRVAKEENAEHIVHRALVRQLHNQRQGTASTKTRAEVRGGGRKPWRQKGTGRARAGSIRSPLWRGGGVIFGPKPKDYNMKMNRKERRLALRTAFISRSEDLVVVENFNQQIEAPKTKTILEAFSRWGVDQHCKILLVVTEPTSDNVYLSVRNLGNVKMINHDGLNIYDILNADKIVVTSDALAKIQEVYNAE, encoded by the coding sequence ATGGTTAATTGTGTAGTAAAAAATTGGCAAGGAGAACAGGTCGGCGAAGCGACCTTAGAAATGAGAGTCGCCAAAGAAGAAAACGCCGAGCATATTGTTCACCGCGCCCTAGTACGTCAACTACATAATCAGCGTCAAGGCACAGCATCCACCAAAACCAGAGCCGAAGTGCGTGGTGGTGGTCGTAAACCCTGGCGACAAAAAGGAACAGGAAGAGCAAGAGCAGGATCCATCCGTTCACCCCTATGGCGTGGCGGTGGTGTTATCTTTGGACCCAAACCCAAAGACTACAACATGAAAATGAACCGTAAAGAAAGACGGTTAGCCCTCCGTACTGCCTTCATCAGCAGAAGCGAGGATTTAGTTGTAGTAGAAAACTTCAACCAACAAATCGAAGCTCCTAAAACCAAAACTATTTTAGAAGCCTTCAGCCGTTGGGGAGTTGACCAACACTGCAAAATCTTGTTAGTAGTCACCGAACCTACCTCCGACAACGTCTATTTGTCCGTCAGAAACCTTGGCAATGTCAAAATGATCAACCACGACGGTTTAAACATTTACGACATTCTTAACGCTGACAAAATAGTTGTTACCTCTGACGCATTAGCAAAAATACAGGAGGTTTACAATGCCGAATAA
- a CDS encoding LSU ribosomal protein L3P (PFAM: Ribosomal protein L3~TIGRFAM: 50S ribosomal protein L3, bacterial~COGs: COG0087 Ribosomal protein L3~InterPro IPR019926:IPR000597:IPR019927~KEGG: cyh:Cyan8802_0249 ribosomal protein L3~PFAM: ribosomal protein L3~SPTR: 50S ribosomal protein L3;~TIGRFAM: 50S ribosomal protein L3), which produces MSLGILGTKLGMTTIFDPEAGTAIPVTVVQAGPCRVTQIKTKEKDGYVALQLGYDELPDRKRSLNTKEAKEVNKYLTSAEDGHLSTKGLPALRHLKEYRLDDVSSYELGQTIGADFFNEGDLVDVGGKTIGRGFAGYQKRHNFKRGNMTHGSKNHRLPGSTGAGTTPGRTYPGKRMAGRYGNTNIKVRKLTVVKVDSDRNLLLIKGAIPGKTGNLVSITPATIVGKQ; this is translated from the coding sequence GTGAGCTTAGGCATACTAGGTACCAAACTAGGCATGACCACAATCTTTGACCCCGAAGCAGGAACTGCAATTCCTGTAACCGTGGTACAAGCAGGACCATGTCGAGTTACTCAAATCAAAACTAAAGAAAAAGATGGTTATGTAGCGCTCCAACTCGGTTACGACGAGTTGCCAGATCGCAAACGTAGCTTAAACACCAAAGAAGCAAAAGAAGTTAATAAATACTTAACCAGTGCCGAAGACGGTCACTTAAGTACCAAAGGACTTCCCGCTTTACGTCACCTCAAAGAATATCGTCTTGATGATGTTAGTTCCTATGAATTAGGACAAACCATCGGAGCAGATTTCTTCAATGAAGGTGATCTCGTTGATGTTGGCGGTAAAACCATCGGTAGAGGTTTTGCAGGTTATCAAAAACGCCATAACTTCAAAAGAGGTAACATGACCCACGGTTCTAAAAACCACCGTCTCCCCGGTTCTACTGGTGCAGGGACAACCCCCGGTCGTACTTACCCCGGAAAAAGAATGGCAGGTCGTTATGGTAACACCAATATCAAAGTTCGCAAACTTACCGTTGTTAAGGTAGATAGCGATCGCAACCTACTTCTTATCAAAGGAGCAATCCCTGGTAAAACAGGAAATTTAGTTAGTATTACTCCCGCCACCATTGTTGGGAAACAGTAA
- a CDS encoding Sec-independent protein translocase TatC (PFAM: Sec-independent protein translocase protein (TatC)~TIGRFAM: Twin arginine targeting (Tat) protein translocase TatC~COGs: COG0805 Sec-independent protein secretion pathway component TatC~InterPro IPR019820:IPR002033:IPR019822~KEGG: cyc:PCC7424_3986 sec-independent protein translocase, TatC subunit~PFAM: Sec-independent periplasmic protein translocase~SPTR: Putative uncharacterized protein;~TIGRFAM: Sec-independent protein translocase, TatC subunit) — translation MATKESATVNVEEKKDYWDQIPESAEMSFFDHLEELRTRLFVSLITVIVSAIACFAFVRPIVGWLEIPAQGVKFLQLAPGEFFFVSFQVAGYTGILLASPMIIYQIVQFVVPGLTRKERKLLAPVVFGSSILFFAGLAFAYFLLIPAALNFFISYGGDVVEQSWSINKYFQFVLLLMFCTGITFQIPVIQLLLGQLNLVSSQQMLSGWRIVILGSVIIGAIVTPSTDPLTQSLLGGAVLALYFGGIAAVKLIGK, via the coding sequence ATGGCAACTAAGGAATCAGCAACCGTCAATGTAGAGGAAAAAAAAGACTATTGGGATCAAATCCCTGAATCTGCCGAAATGTCATTCTTTGACCATCTCGAAGAATTAAGAACTCGTCTTTTTGTCAGTCTCATTACTGTCATAGTAAGTGCGATCGCCTGTTTTGCCTTCGTTCGTCCCATCGTTGGTTGGCTAGAAATCCCCGCCCAAGGGGTCAAATTTTTACAACTTGCCCCCGGAGAATTCTTTTTCGTCTCCTTTCAGGTGGCAGGATACACGGGGATTTTACTGGCTAGTCCCATGATTATTTACCAAATAGTGCAATTTGTTGTCCCCGGATTGACCAGAAAAGAAAGAAAACTCCTCGCTCCCGTGGTGTTTGGCTCTAGTATCCTTTTCTTTGCTGGACTCGCTTTTGCTTATTTTTTACTAATTCCTGCCGCCCTCAATTTCTTCATCAGCTACGGCGGAGATGTGGTGGAGCAATCATGGTCTATCAATAAGTATTTTCAATTTGTCCTATTGTTAATGTTCTGTACGGGCATCACCTTTCAAATTCCCGTCATTCAGCTACTCCTTGGACAATTAAATTTAGTCTCTTCCCAGCAAATGCTCTCAGGTTGGCGTATAGTAATATTAGGCTCTGTGATTATAGGGGCGATCGTCACCCCCTCCACCGACCCCCTCACCCAATCCCTCCTCGGTGGAGCGGTTCTAGCCCTTTACTTTGGTGGTATCGCCGCCGTAAAATTAATCGGAAAATAA
- a CDS encoding serine/threonine protein kinase (PFAM: Protein kinase domain; Tetratricopeptide repeat~COGs: COG0515 Serine/threonine protein kinase~InterProIPR017442:IPR001440:IPR019734:IPR000719:IPR 013026:IPR002290~KEGG: mar:MAE_62580 serine/threonine protein kinase~PFAM: Serine/threonine-protein kinase-like domain; Tetratricopeptide TPR_1 repeat-containing protein~SMART: serine/threonine protein kinase; Tetratricopeptide repeat~SPTR: Similar to tr|Q8YSG6|Q8YSG6) translates to MKTCYCINPNCRQPDHPDNSSPNSRYCYSCGSELLLNGKYRVSRLLSDDSGFGIVYEVFQGFEPKILKVLQRRWNKQPKAVELFKREYEVLLTLTHENVKGIPQAEDFFEYEPRDEKSLYCLVMEKVEGMDLEKWVQQNDKITQRQALKWLKEVAIILDKIHQHNWFHRDIKPANIMLRNSGELVLIDFGTAREETQTYYQKMEGQQLTGIVSTGYTPYEQQNGQSVVQSDFFALGRTFVYLLTGQHPTSMYDPYKDLLHWRQETENVDRPLLDFIDGLMAKFPQDRPNNTGIIIRDLDNLSQKLQTNSSRVSLVKKLLTSTQELVTQRVSLGTSDPTRQVNNNINLTKTVSGGMLEKTRNKLIIGGGVVVLALVWFLGDYNLGFGWIRGNSEQVGELENSASVGGIENAGNTEIETVQNGSGQGNQSGNGGDANAYYEQGNLYREQENYESAIEQYTLAVEINPDFADAYYNRGLTYADLGLDDQAIADYTRTIEIDPEYLDAYNNRGIIFANLQEYEKAITDYMKVISSDPDYVLAHNNLGVAYDSLGRFRDAIASYTRAIELNPGYGLAYNNRAISHGSLEQYNEAIRDHTRAIEFNFVSADVYFRRGNAYRNLGSHESAIADYTRAIELEASHADAYNNRGISHYSLGQNQRAIADYTRAIELIPDYAHSFYNLGLVYRDQGDINNALEHLGQAALLYQQQGDTNSYQNAIGEIAKLSLN, encoded by the coding sequence ATGAAAACCTGTTATTGCATTAATCCAAATTGCCGTCAGCCCGATCATCCTGATAACAGTAGTCCTAACAGCCGTTATTGCTACAGTTGCGGCTCAGAATTGTTATTAAATGGAAAGTATAGAGTTAGTCGTTTATTGAGTGATGATAGTGGTTTTGGCATTGTTTATGAGGTATTTCAGGGTTTTGAGCCAAAAATATTAAAAGTTTTACAAAGAAGATGGAATAAACAACCCAAGGCGGTAGAACTATTTAAAAGGGAATATGAGGTATTGTTAACCCTTACCCATGAAAATGTGAAGGGTATTCCCCAAGCAGAGGATTTTTTTGAGTACGAACCGAGGGATGAGAAGAGCTTATATTGCTTGGTGATGGAGAAGGTGGAGGGGATGGATTTAGAAAAATGGGTACAGCAAAATGACAAGATTACCCAAAGACAGGCATTAAAATGGTTGAAGGAAGTTGCGATAATTTTAGACAAAATTCATCAACATAATTGGTTTCATCGAGACATCAAACCTGCCAATATCATGTTACGCAATAGTGGAGAGTTGGTTTTAATTGATTTTGGTACCGCAAGGGAAGAAACTCAAACCTATTATCAAAAGATGGAGGGACAACAGTTAACAGGGATTGTCTCCACTGGTTATACTCCCTATGAGCAGCAAAATGGGCAGTCGGTGGTACAGTCCGATTTTTTTGCGTTGGGACGTACTTTTGTCTATTTGTTGACTGGTCAACATCCTACCTCCATGTATGATCCTTATAAAGATTTACTTCATTGGCGACAGGAAACAGAAAATGTAGATCGACCATTGTTGGATTTTATTGATGGTTTGATGGCAAAGTTTCCCCAAGATAGACCTAATAACACGGGTATTATTATTAGGGATTTGGATAATCTGAGCCAAAAGTTACAAACTAATTCTAGTCGGGTAAGTTTGGTGAAAAAGTTATTGACCTCGACTCAGGAGTTGGTGACTCAAAGGGTGTCCCTCGGAACTTCTGATCCTACTCGACAGGTAAATAATAATATCAATCTGACCAAAACAGTGTCGGGGGGAATGCTGGAAAAAACTCGCAATAAATTGATTATTGGCGGAGGGGTGGTAGTGTTGGCTCTTGTGTGGTTTTTGGGAGATTATAATCTTGGTTTTGGGTGGATAAGGGGTAATAGTGAGCAGGTGGGGGAATTGGAAAATTCCGCTAGTGTGGGGGGCATAGAGAATGCGGGTAATACGGAAATTGAAACGGTGCAGAATGGTTCTGGTCAGGGGAATCAGAGCGGTAATGGGGGGGATGCGAATGCTTATTATGAGCAGGGAAATTTGTATCGTGAGCAGGAGAATTATGAGAGTGCTATTGAGCAGTACACTCTAGCCGTTGAAATAAATCCTGATTTTGCCGATGCTTATTATAATCGTGGTTTGACTTATGCTGATTTGGGGCTGGATGATCAGGCGATCGCCGATTATACGAGAACCATTGAGATCGATCCTGAGTATTTAGACGCTTATAATAACCGAGGTATTATTTTTGCTAATTTGCAAGAGTATGAAAAGGCGATCACCGATTATATGAAGGTGATTAGCTCTGATCCTGATTATGTTTTGGCTCACAATAATTTGGGGGTGGCGTATGATAGTTTGGGGCGTTTTCGAGATGCGATCGCCAGTTATACTCGAGCCATTGAGCTAAATCCGGGGTATGGTTTGGCTTATAATAATCGAGCTATATCCCATGGTAGCTTGGAGCAGTATAATGAGGCGATTCGGGATCACACAAGAGCCATTGAGTTTAACTTTGTTTCTGCGGATGTTTATTTTCGTCGGGGTAATGCTTATCGTAATCTAGGAAGTCATGAAAGCGCGATCGCAGATTACACAAGGGCCATTGAACTAGAAGCCTCTCATGCCGACGCTTATAACAATCGGGGCATCTCCCATTATAGTCTAGGACAGAATCAAAGGGCGATCGCAGATTACACAAGGGCGATCGAACTTATCCCTGATTATGCCCACTCATTTTATAACCTAGGTTTGGTTTATCGAGATCAAGGGGATATTAATAACGCCCTAGAACATCTAGGTCAAGCAGCATTATTGTATCAACAGCAGGGGGATACTAACAGTTATCAAAATGCGATCGGGGAAATTGCCAAACTCTCTCTAAACTAG
- a CDS encoding hypothetical protein (KEGG: cyb:CYB_1389 hypothetical protein~SPTR: Putative uncharacterized protein), whose protein sequence is MLPTLFGRWQTRLFLLATVGVVFTLPFYFGLGGHGGDVSFFLVVLYVAIFGIFWDILYDYLQKFLWDHDWPGILQLAAGVVEGLFLVLLITTVGLPGIDGDSFDGGIFIAHYGLVWLSIYLSAWVLMRLLFTSWRFRGGEWIGKWLYKNG, encoded by the coding sequence ATGTTACCTACATTGTTTGGACGTTGGCAAACGAGATTATTTCTTTTAGCAACCGTGGGCGTGGTTTTTACTCTACCCTTTTATTTTGGTTTGGGTGGACATGGGGGAGATGTGAGTTTTTTCTTGGTGGTGTTATATGTGGCGATTTTTGGCATTTTTTGGGATATTCTTTATGACTATTTACAAAAGTTCCTTTGGGATCACGATTGGCCGGGTATTTTGCAGTTAGCCGCTGGGGTTGTGGAGGGGTTATTTTTGGTGTTATTAATTACTACGGTGGGTTTACCGGGCATTGATGGGGATAGTTTTGATGGGGGCATATTTATCGCCCATTACGGACTGGTATGGTTGAGTATCTATCTTTCGGCATGGGTGTTGATGCGTCTTTTGTTTACCAGCTGGAGATTTCGAGGGGGGGAATGGATTGGCAAATGGCTATACAAGAATGGCTAG